A window of Juglans regia cultivar Chandler chromosome 7, Walnut 2.0, whole genome shotgun sequence contains these coding sequences:
- the LOC109001169 gene encoding dnaJ homolog subfamily C member 17-like: MDIDVDHYGVLGLLSGEEGAKLSVDEIKKAYRSKALELHPDKRPGDKQALANFQRLQSSYEILKDEKARKLFDDLLRVKREQQHRRSEQESKRDAKRQKMFSDLEERERAAFAPDPSTKEREEEERIAKKLREEIARIRAMHASKGENMTSATSREFPGVRKESTGTARPGVDKEKVLKVSWEKIGEDYTAEGLRELFSKFGEVEDVVIKSAKKKGSALVVMENKDAAVAATGSVSGHLSNPLLVLPLQPPMVTEAPSASRSAEPDKLSNLVGAGYIAFEDAVLMKLQKAAEKRK; encoded by the exons ATGGATATTGATGTAGATCATTATGGTGTTCTTGGGCTGCTCTCAGGTGAGGAAGGTGCCAAGCTTAGCGTGGATGAAATTAAGAAGGCATACAGATCAAAGGCTTTGGAATTGCACCCGGATAAGAGGCCAGGCGACAAGCAAGCCCTTGCAAATTTTCAAAGGCTCCAGTCATCCTACGAGATTCTCAAGGATGAAAAGGCCAGGAAACTGTTCGATGATCTTCTTCGGGTTAAGCGTGAGCAACAACATCGACGGTCAGAGCAGGAATCCAAGCGTGATGCAAAGAGACAGAAGATGTTTTCTGACCTTGAGGAAAGGGAGCGGGCAGCTTTTGCTCCTGACCCTTCTACAAAAGAGCgagaagaagaggagagaaTTGCTAAGAAGTTGAGAGAAGAGATTGCAAGAATACGAGCAATGCATGCAAGTAAGGGGGAAAATATGACATCGGCTACAAGTAGAGAGTTCCCAGGCGTGAGGAAGGAGAGTACAGGTACTGCTAGGCCTGGGGTGGATAAGGAGAAGGTTCTTAAAGTTTCATGGGAGAAGATAGGTGAAGATTACACAGCAGAGGGGTTGAGAGAGTTGTTTTCGAAGTTTGGTGAGGTGGAAGATGTCGTCATTAAGAGTGCTAAGAAAAAAGGTTCAGCACTTGTTGTAATGGAGAATAAAGATGCGGCG GTTGCTGCTACGGGAAGTGTGTCTGGTCATCTTTCTAATCCATTGCTGGTTTTACCTCTTCAACCACCAATGGTGACAGAGGCTCCAAGTGCATCAAGATCTGCAGAACCTGATAAGCTGAGTAATTTGGTTGGGGCTGGCTATATAGCATTTGAAGATGCCGTTTTAATGAAACTCCAAAAG GCTGCAGAAAAGAGGAAATGA